The following proteins are encoded in a genomic region of Triticum dicoccoides isolate Atlit2015 ecotype Zavitan chromosome 1B, WEW_v2.0, whole genome shotgun sequence:
- the LOC119342200 gene encoding mitochondrial proton/calcium exchanger protein-like, giving the protein MASRAIIRRRKYLLDHVNTPILSSSSSSFRHGTFGFKPEPRIAQPFLEQSLGDSKSEKEKEQYSVDLTKGGLLGPDNGLLRRPAHVISHYGYGIGRNEFTLPFGARGLLQSVRKASTATAGQPKLDIEEQGDENQNKRKKEASPEECDQAVEGLSTAKAKAKAKQVQDSLKADQSIVKKFWARLLGIGPALRAVASMSRADWAAKLKHGKDEFISTLQHYWLGTKLLWADVRISSRLLVKLAGGKSLSRRERQQLTRTTADIFRLVPVAVFIVVPFMEFLLPVFLKLFPNMLPSTFQDKMKEEEALKRKLKARMEYAKFLQDTAKEMAKEVQTSRSGETKQTAEDLDEFLNKVRKGERVSNDEILSFAKLFNDELTLDNMSRARLVNMCKYMGIRPFGTDHYLRFMLRKKLRDIKNDDKMIQAEGVDSLSEEELRQACRDRGHLGLRSTEEMRQQLRDWLDLSLNHAVPSSLLILSRAFTLAGRMKPEDAVVATLSSLPDEVVDTIGTVLPSEDSVSERRRKLEFLEMQEELIKEEEKKKEKEEKAKQKKEEKANLTEQEAAEEDLALKEMTEPTAREEEELTEAKQHDKEQLCNISRALAVLASASSVSKERQEFLSLVNKEIKLYNSMLEREDTDGAEEAKKAYMAAREESGDTTEVASEEKVSSALIDKVDAMLQELEKEIDDVDAQIGNRWQLLDRDHDGKVTPEEVAAAAAYLKDTIGKEGVQELISKLSKDKEGKIRVEDIVKLGSQAEENNEDDEEEARH; this is encoded by the exons ATGGCGTCAAGGGCGATCATTAGGAGAAGAAAGTATCTCTTGGATCATGTTAACACACCTAtcctctcgtcttcctcctcttcattCCGCCATGGAACATTTGGTTTCAAGCCTGAGCCAAGAATAGCACAACCATTTCTTGAGCAAAGCTTAGGGGACTCGAAGTCTGAGAAGGAGAAGGAGCAATATAGTGTCGATTTGACAAAGGGGGGTCTGCTAGGTCCTGATAACGGGCTTCTGCGACGTCCAGCTCACGTGATTTCTCACTATGGCTATGGAATTGGAAGGAATGAATTCACATTGCCTTTCGGAGCTAGAGGTTTGTTGCAGTCAGTTCGCAAAGCATCAACTGCAACTGCTGGGCAACCTAAATTGGATATTGAAGAACAGGGTGATGAAAACCAGAATAAAAGGAAAAAAGAGGCATCCCCAGAAGAATGTGATCAGGCTGTGGAAGGGCTAAGCACGGCAAAAGCTAAAGCCAAAGCTAAGCAGGTGCAAGATTCGCTAAAGGCTGACCAGTCAATCGTAAAGAAGTTCTGGGCAAGGCTTCTGGGTATTGGTCCGGCTCTTCGAGCTGTTGCTTCAATGAGCAG agCTGATTGGGCTGCAAAACTGAAGCATGGGAAAGATGAATTTATTTCCACACTGCAGCATTACTGGCTAGGAACAAAGCTACTCTGGGCAGATGTTAGGATTTCATCAAGATTGCTGGTGAAACTTGCTGGTGGAAAGAGCCTCTCAAGAAGAGAGAGGCAACAGCTCACCCGTACAACAGCAGATATCTTCAGGCTGGTACCTGTTGCCGTGTTCATTGTTGTCCCGTTCATGGAATTCCTACTACCAGTGTTTCTTAAGTTGTTTCCAAATATGCTGCCATCAACTTTCCAAGACAAGATGAAAGAAGAG GAAGCGTTGAAAAGGAAACTGAAAGCAAGGATGGAGTATGCAAAGTTTCTGCAAGATACTGCAAAAGAAATGGCAAAGGAAGTTCAAACATCACGTAGTGGAGAAACAAAACAGACAGCTGAAGATCTGGACGAATTTTTAAACAAG GTTAGGAAAGGTGAACGTGTATCCAATGATGAAATCTTGAGCTTCGCGAAGCTTTTTAATGATGAATTGACCTTGGATAACATGAGCAG AGCACGCTTGGTAAATATGTGCAAATATATGGGTATTCGACCTTTTGGTACAGACCATTACTTGAGATTCATGCTTCGGAAAAAACTACGAGA CATTAAGAATGATGATAAAATGATTCAAGCTGAGGGTGTTGATTCTCTTTCTGAAGAGGAGCTCCGGCAAGCCTGCCGTGATCGCGGTCACCTTGGTCTGCGGTCAACAGAAGAAATGCGTCAACAG CTACGAGACTGGTTGGATCTATCACTTAATCATGCTGTGCCATCTTCTCTTCTCATACTTTCAAG agcttttaccctggctGGGAGAATGAAACCCGAGGATGCTGTGGTAGCAACATTGTCTTCTTTGCCAGATGAAGTTGTGGATACAATTGGGACAGTATTGCCATCTGAAGATTCAGTTTCTGAGAGGAGGAGAAAACTGGAATTCCTTGAGATGCAGGAAGAACTTATCAAG gaggaagagaagaagaaagagaaagaagagaaggcaaaacaaaagaaggaagaaaaggcaaatctcacAGAACAGGAGGCTGCTGAAGAAGATTTGGCTTTAAAGGAAATGACTGAGCCTACTGCTAGGGAAGAAGAAGAACTGACAGAAGCAAAACAACATGACAAGGAACAGCTCTGTAATATCAGTCGAGCATTGGCTGTGCTAGCATCTGCATCG TCTGTTAGCAAGGAGCGTCAAGAGTTCCTGAGCCTTGTCAACAAGGAG ATAAAACTATATAACTCCATGCTTGAAAGAGAAGACACAGATGGGGCAGAAGAAGCTAAGAAGGCATATATGGCTGCTAGAGAGGAGTCAGGCGACACCACAGAGGTTGCTTCAGAGGAAAAGGTCTCGTCAGCGCTGATTGACAAG GTTGATGCTATGCTTCAGGAACTAGAAAAGGAGATTGATGATGTGGATGCACAAATCGGAAACCGCTGGCAACTGCTTGATAG GGATCATGATGGCAAAGTGACTCCTGAGGAAGTAGCAGCGGCGGCAGCTTATCTCAAGGACACCATAGGGAAAGAAGGCGTCCAAGAGCTTATCAGCAAGCTTTCTAAAGACAAAG AAGGAAAGATccgtgtggaagacatcgtgaagctGGGGTCTCAAGCCGAGGAAAacaatgaagatgatgaagaagaagcacggcattag
- the LOC119342194 gene encoding probable E3 ubiquitin-protein ligase LUL4 gives MPALTGPPPEFVGHQQALKVKNDINLRKDTIRLVPDAADPDRRLVSFTFDAVTDGSLVIHYFAKEGKDCNFSSVYPDLQTPTKIPFQKGLAQNYVQPSGSGIDLGFFSLDELSNPSEEVYPLVVYAEASPSPEEGGQTVNSTRAQITLAVIEKHNDDLQVKVVKQILWINGVRYELKEIYGIVNSTEADVPDADDDGMGKECVICLTEPRDTAVFPCRHLCMCSECAQALRLQSNKCPICRQPVEKLMEIKVRSSEP, from the exons ATGCCCGCGCTCACGGGGCCCCCGCCCGAGTTCGTCGGCCACCAGCAGGCGCTCAAGGTGAAGAACGACATCAACCTGCGCAAGGACACCATCCGCCTCGTGCCCGACGCCGCCGACCCTGACCGCCGCCTCGTCTCCTTCACCTTCGACGCGGTCACCGACGGCAG TTTAGTTATACATTACTTTGCCAAGGAAGGAAAAGACTGCAATTTTTCTTCAGTGTATCCAGACTTGCAGACACCAACAAAGATACCTTTCCAGAAAGGATTGGCTCAAAATTATGTCCAGCCCTCTGGATCTGGCATTGATCTGGGATTCTTTTCTCTGGATGAGCTTTCAAATCCTTCAGAGGAAGTATACCCACTGGTAGTTTATGCGGAAGCTTCTCCATCTCCAGAGGAAGGTGGTCAAACAGTAAACTCCACACGGGCACAAATTACACTTGCTGTTATAGAGAAACATAACGACGATCTTCAAGTCAAAGTTGTCAAGCAAATATTGTGGATTAATGGTGTGCGCTATGAACTGAAAGAAATATATGGGATTGTCAACTCCACGGAAGCTGATGTTCCTGATGCTGACGATGATGGCATGGGGAAAGAATGCGTTATCTGCTTGACAGAGCCAAGGGACACTGCTGTTTTTCCTTGCAGGCATTTG TGTATGTGCAGTGAATGTGCACAAGCTCTAAGGCTCCAATCAAATAAATGCCCCATATGCAGACAGCCTGTTGAGAAACTAATGGAGATCAAAGTTAGGAGTTCTGAGCCATAA